In one Curtobacterium citreum genomic region, the following are encoded:
- a CDS encoding aldo/keto reductase → MQYRTLGRTGIQVSPFALGAMMLGTDGRIGNGDEQDSIRIVHRALDAGINLIDTADRYSQGGSETLIGKAIAGRRDDVVLATKFNGPMGDDPNRRGNSRRWITRAVEDSLRRLQTDHIDLYQAHRPDDTVDLEETLSALTDLVRSGKVRAIGSSDFPASMQVEAQWTSERRGLERFRSEQPTYSILNRGIEREVLPVAQRYGMGALVWSPLAGGMLTGRFRKGQQSDLARVGMFRHNQDARRIDAVEQVAALSEDTGIPMTHLALAFAIAHPGVTSALIGPRSTEQLDDLLAAADVALSDEVLDRIDAIVPPGADVSRLDQQYEPPAITRQELRRRPLAERSAA, encoded by the coding sequence ATGCAGTACCGCACCCTCGGCCGCACCGGCATCCAGGTCAGCCCCTTCGCACTCGGCGCGATGATGCTCGGCACGGACGGCCGGATCGGCAACGGCGACGAGCAGGACTCGATCCGCATCGTCCACCGCGCCCTCGACGCCGGCATCAACCTCATCGACACCGCGGACCGCTACTCACAGGGCGGGTCCGAGACGCTGATCGGCAAGGCGATCGCGGGCCGCCGGGACGACGTCGTGCTCGCGACGAAGTTCAACGGCCCCATGGGCGACGACCCCAACCGGCGCGGCAACTCCCGACGCTGGATCACCCGCGCGGTCGAGGACTCGCTCCGCCGACTGCAGACCGACCACATCGACCTGTACCAGGCGCACCGCCCGGACGACACGGTCGACCTCGAGGAGACCCTGTCCGCCCTCACCGACCTCGTGCGGAGCGGCAAGGTCCGGGCGATCGGCAGCTCGGACTTCCCGGCGTCGATGCAGGTCGAGGCACAGTGGACCTCGGAACGCCGCGGCCTCGAGCGCTTCCGCTCCGAGCAGCCGACCTACTCGATCCTCAACCGCGGCATCGAGCGCGAGGTGCTGCCCGTCGCCCAGCGGTACGGGATGGGCGCGCTGGTGTGGAGCCCGCTCGCCGGCGGCATGCTGACCGGACGCTTCCGGAAGGGGCAGCAGAGCGACCTCGCCCGCGTCGGGATGTTCCGGCACAACCAGGACGCGCGCCGGATCGACGCCGTGGAGCAGGTGGCGGCGCTGTCCGAGGACACCGGCATCCCGATGACGCACCTGGCGCTGGCGTTCGCGATCGCCCACCCCGGGGTGACGAGCGCGCTGATCGGCCCGCGCTCGACGGAGCAACTCGACGACCTGCTCGCCGCGGCCGACGTCGCACTGTCCGACGAGGTCCTCGACCGCATCGACGCGATCGTCCCGCCCGGAGCCGACGTCTCCCGGCTCGACCAGCAGTACGAGCCGCCGGCGATCACCCGGCAGGAGCTCCGGCGCCGCCCGCTCGCCGAACGCTCCGCCGCCTGA
- a CDS encoding HAD family hydrolase produces MTAPRLGLLLDVDGPIASPVTRTIAIPSIVEDLVALAAEGIPIVFNTGRSDAFIRQEVVGPLLAGGLAEGTRVHAVCEKGAVWCSIGPQYDGGTGELTVAEDLALPRDFADEMRELVRAEYADLVFFDETKRAMVSIEQRVEVPNATYLARQADFDAQAMAALVRRGLGVRRLDDVRPDADGAVQWRIDPTIISTDVESDRSGKDLGAERSLELLSADGELPVTWRTVGDSRSDYAMADWLHANGHDVAHVDVRPADGVLATPYPVLTAPDGIIHDEAGARFLTDWRRAA; encoded by the coding sequence GTGACTGCTCCCCGCCTCGGCCTGCTGCTCGACGTCGACGGACCGATCGCCAGCCCGGTGACCCGGACCATCGCGATCCCGTCCATCGTCGAGGACCTCGTCGCCCTCGCCGCCGAGGGCATCCCGATCGTCTTCAACACCGGTCGGAGCGACGCCTTCATCCGGCAGGAGGTCGTCGGTCCGCTGCTCGCCGGCGGTCTGGCCGAGGGCACCCGGGTGCACGCCGTGTGCGAGAAGGGCGCCGTCTGGTGCTCCATCGGACCGCAGTACGACGGCGGCACGGGTGAGCTGACGGTCGCCGAGGACCTCGCGCTCCCACGCGACTTCGCGGACGAGATGCGCGAGCTCGTCCGGGCCGAGTACGCCGACCTGGTGTTCTTCGACGAGACGAAGCGCGCGATGGTGTCGATCGAGCAGCGCGTCGAGGTGCCGAACGCGACCTACCTGGCACGCCAGGCCGACTTCGACGCGCAGGCGATGGCGGCGCTCGTGCGTCGGGGCCTCGGCGTGCGCCGCCTCGACGACGTCCGGCCGGACGCCGACGGTGCCGTGCAGTGGCGCATCGACCCGACGATCATCTCGACCGACGTCGAGTCGGACCGGTCCGGCAAGGACCTCGGCGCGGAGCGGTCGCTCGAGCTGCTGTCGGCGGACGGCGAGCTGCCGGTCACCTGGCGCACGGTCGGGGACTCGCGCAGCGACTACGCGATGGCGGACTGGCTGCACGCGAACGGCCACGACGTCGCCCACGTCGACGTCCGACCCGCTGACGGGGTCCTCGCGACGCCGTACCCGGTGCTCACCGCTCCGGACGGGATCATCCACGACGAGGCGGGCGCACGCTTCCTCACGGACTGGCGCCGCGCCGCCTGA
- a CDS encoding methylated-DNA--[protein]-cysteine S-methyltransferase, translating to MTDAIIQTLDTPDGPFTVLEDSEGRVLASGWTDDAERIVARLADRHRPERVVDGTVRAAEAVDAFYDGQVEHAMQVPVRQFGTDLFAEGWRQLRAIPSGSVLTYTELASAMGRPDAIRAAASVCARNAPALFVPCHRVLRSDGTLGGFAWGLDVKRSLLERESVGATALV from the coding sequence ATGACCGACGCCATCATCCAGACACTGGACACGCCAGACGGGCCCTTCACCGTGCTCGAGGACTCGGAGGGCCGCGTGCTCGCCTCGGGGTGGACCGACGACGCCGAGCGCATCGTCGCCCGGCTGGCCGACCGACACCGACCCGAGCGCGTGGTCGACGGCACCGTCCGCGCTGCCGAGGCGGTGGACGCCTTCTACGACGGGCAGGTCGAGCACGCCATGCAGGTGCCCGTGCGGCAGTTCGGCACGGACCTCTTCGCCGAGGGGTGGCGACAGCTCCGGGCGATCCCGTCCGGGTCCGTGCTCACCTACACCGAGCTCGCGAGTGCCATGGGCCGGCCCGACGCGATCCGAGCTGCCGCGAGCGTGTGCGCACGGAACGCCCCGGCGCTGTTCGTGCCGTGTCACCGGGTCCTCCGGTCGGACGGCACCCTCGGCGGGTTCGCGTGGGGCCTCGACGTCAAGCGGTCCCTGCTCGAGCGGGAGTCGGTGGGCGCGACGGCGCTGGTGTGA
- a CDS encoding type 1 glutamine amidotransferase domain-containing protein — MAALDGKKILVIATNYGVEQDEIVVPTDQLRERGADVTVAAQESGSIETLVGDKDPGKSVSVDTTIGKVSGAGDYDALVVPGGTINADTIRQDKDAVALVKAFAEAGKPVAAICHGPWTLIEAGVVSGKTITSFPSLQTDVRNAGAEWVDQEVQVDGGLITSRNPDDLPAFVDAIEQALTA; from the coding sequence ATGGCAGCCCTCGACGGCAAGAAGATCCTCGTCATCGCGACGAACTACGGCGTGGAGCAGGACGAGATCGTCGTCCCCACCGACCAGCTCCGTGAGCGCGGTGCGGACGTGACCGTCGCCGCGCAGGAGTCGGGCTCGATCGAGACCCTCGTCGGCGACAAGGACCCGGGCAAGTCGGTGTCCGTCGACACCACCATCGGCAAGGTCAGCGGCGCGGGCGACTACGACGCGCTCGTCGTCCCCGGCGGCACGATCAACGCCGACACCATCCGCCAGGACAAGGACGCGGTCGCACTCGTCAAGGCGTTCGCCGAGGCCGGCAAGCCCGTCGCGGCGATCTGCCACGGCCCGTGGACGCTCATCGAGGCGGGCGTGGTCTCCGGCAAGACGATCACCTCGTTCCCGTCGCTCCAGACCGACGTGCGGAACGCCGGTGCGGAGTGGGTCGACCAGGAGGTCCAGGTCGACGGCGGCCTCATCACCTCGCGGAACCCCGACGACCTGCCCGCGTTCGTCGACGCGATCGAGCAGGCGCTCACCGCCTGA
- a CDS encoding APC family permease, with protein MALRTKSIEASLADSEEQGRSLKRSLKTFDIAAMGIAVAVGAGIFSVGANAAANFAGPSVIISFLLAAVTCGLAIMCYAEFASTIPVAGSAYTFTYATMGELLAWIVGWDLILETLTASAVIAKYWGIYLSTAFGVFGIDLPDTIQLGPIGFTWGPVLIVGLFTVLLAFGTRLSSRVSAVITVIKVAIVVFVIVAGAFFVKAANFAPFVPPAEPTKGAEGGVLTQSLVSFVTGSAPAQYGVFGLLAAASLVFFAFIGFDVVATSAEETENPQKTLPRGIFIGLGIVTLLYVGVSIVITGMVSYRRLAEEDAPSLASAFDIVGLPWAAGIIAIGSLIGLTTVVMVLLLGLSRIVFSMSRDGLLPRWFSKTNPKTQTPVRVQVVAGVVVAFIAGFTAVERLEGMINIGTLSAFVLVSIGIVVLRKTRPDAPRAFRVPWSPVLPIISAVLCFWLMLNLEVETWLRFIVWLAIGFAIYFGYSRRHSRVGKGLQ; from the coding sequence ATGGCACTCCGCACCAAGTCGATCGAGGCCTCGCTGGCCGACTCCGAGGAGCAGGGCCGGTCACTCAAACGGTCCCTCAAGACGTTCGACATCGCCGCGATGGGCATCGCGGTCGCGGTCGGCGCCGGCATCTTCTCCGTCGGCGCGAACGCCGCCGCCAACTTCGCCGGACCGAGCGTCATCATCTCGTTCCTGCTCGCCGCCGTCACGTGCGGCCTGGCGATCATGTGCTACGCCGAGTTCGCGTCGACGATCCCGGTCGCCGGCTCGGCCTACACGTTCACCTACGCGACGATGGGCGAGCTCCTCGCCTGGATCGTCGGGTGGGACCTGATCCTCGAGACCCTCACCGCGAGCGCCGTCATCGCGAAGTACTGGGGGATCTACCTCAGCACCGCGTTCGGGGTGTTCGGCATCGACCTGCCCGACACGATCCAGCTCGGCCCGATCGGCTTCACGTGGGGTCCGGTGCTCATCGTCGGCCTGTTCACCGTGCTGCTGGCGTTCGGCACGCGCCTGTCGAGTCGGGTGTCCGCCGTCATCACGGTCATCAAGGTCGCGATCGTCGTCTTCGTCATCGTCGCCGGGGCGTTCTTCGTCAAGGCCGCGAACTTCGCGCCCTTCGTCCCGCCGGCCGAGCCGACCAAGGGTGCCGAGGGCGGCGTCCTGACGCAGTCGCTCGTGTCCTTCGTCACGGGCTCCGCGCCCGCGCAGTACGGGGTGTTCGGCCTGCTCGCTGCGGCCTCGCTCGTGTTCTTCGCGTTCATCGGCTTCGACGTCGTCGCGACGAGCGCCGAGGAGACCGAGAACCCGCAGAAGACCCTGCCCCGCGGCATCTTCATCGGGCTCGGCATCGTCACGCTGCTCTACGTCGGCGTCAGCATCGTCATCACCGGCATGGTCTCGTACCGGCGCCTCGCGGAGGAGGACGCCCCGTCCCTCGCCTCGGCCTTCGACATCGTGGGCCTGCCGTGGGCGGCGGGGATCATCGCCATCGGTTCGCTGATCGGCCTCACCACCGTCGTGATGGTGCTGCTGCTCGGCCTGTCGCGCATCGTGTTCTCGATGAGCCGTGACGGCCTGCTGCCCCGCTGGTTCTCGAAGACGAACCCGAAGACGCAGACGCCGGTCCGGGTGCAGGTGGTCGCGGGTGTGGTCGTGGCCTTCATCGCCGGGTTCACCGCGGTCGAGCGCCTCGAGGGCATGATCAACATCGGCACGCTCTCCGCCTTCGTCCTCGTGTCGATCGGCATCGTGGTGCTCCGCAAGACCCGTCCGGACGCGCCCCGCGCCTTCCGGGTGCCGTGGTCGCCGGTGCTCCCGATCATCTCGGCGGTGCTGTGCTTCTGGCTCATGCTCAACCTCGAGGTCGAGACGTGGCTGCGGTTCATCGTGTGGCTGGCGATCGGCTTCGCGATCTACTTCGGGTACAGCCGTCGGCACAGCCGGGTGGGCAAGGGCCTGCAGTAG
- a CDS encoding alpha/beta fold hydrolase: MHDDRSRTPEHAVGPPGVPGAPESAIAPAPLPAGHLSAGQPSAGQPSAGHFSVGHLDRIVHSADGTPLAVSEAGSGPTLLVVGGAFDHHGTPTVDRLVRALRDRYRVVTYDRRGRGASGDTAPWSIEREIEDMAAVVTSVPGPVDALGTCVGAGLVLRGLAAGVPLRRAVLWEPPYRATVDPHADDVLLADVLDEHVAAGHRGQAVRAFLAQVLGLPMGQVTAARLRPRLWRALLADAHVLSRDVRVLGGLAVPQRVAEAVGVPVLVAAGDAGVEWMRAAAAALAEAVPGSRSLVVPGQGHVPDPVVLGHLVDRFTGVDAPSVDPGDTDAH; encoded by the coding sequence ATGCACGACGACCGTTCCCGCACCCCCGAGCACGCGGTGGGGCCTCCCGGAGTGCCCGGCGCCCCGGAGAGCGCCATCGCGCCGGCCCCGCTCCCGGCCGGGCACCTCTCGGCCGGGCAGCCCTCGGCCGGGCAGCCCTCGGCCGGACACTTCTCGGTCGGGCACCTCGACCGGATCGTGCACTCGGCGGACGGCACGCCGCTCGCCGTCTCCGAGGCCGGCTCCGGTCCGACCCTGCTCGTCGTCGGCGGCGCCTTCGACCACCACGGCACGCCGACGGTGGACCGGCTCGTCCGGGCACTCCGCGACCGCTACCGGGTCGTCACGTACGACCGGCGCGGCCGGGGCGCGAGCGGGGACACCGCCCCGTGGTCGATCGAGCGCGAGATCGAGGACATGGCGGCGGTCGTCACCTCGGTCCCCGGTCCCGTCGACGCGCTCGGCACGTGTGTCGGTGCGGGCCTCGTCCTCCGTGGACTCGCGGCCGGCGTCCCGCTCCGGCGCGCGGTGCTCTGGGAACCGCCGTACCGCGCGACCGTCGACCCGCACGCCGACGACGTCCTGCTCGCGGACGTCCTCGACGAGCACGTCGCCGCGGGCCACCGCGGGCAGGCGGTGCGGGCGTTCCTCGCCCAGGTCCTCGGCCTGCCGATGGGCCAGGTCACCGCCGCGCGACTCCGACCGCGGCTGTGGCGGGCCCTCCTCGCCGACGCCCACGTGCTCTCCCGCGACGTCCGGGTCCTCGGCGGACTGGCGGTCCCGCAGCGCGTCGCCGAAGCGGTGGGCGTCCCGGTGCTCGTCGCCGCGGGGGACGCCGGGGTCGAGTGGATGCGTGCAGCGGCTGCGGCGCTCGCCGAGGCCGTGCCGGGTTCGCGGTCCCTCGTCGTCCCGGGACAGGGGCACGTGCCCGACCCCGTGGTCCTCGGGCACCTGGTCGACCGCTTCACGGGAGTCGACGCACCGAGCGTCGATCCAGGGGACACCGACGCGCACTGA
- a CDS encoding HAD-IA family hydrolase: MIDVVVSGVLFDMDGTLVDSTTVVEAAWGRFGAEHGIDPAEILAFSHGRQTIDTVQRFLPHLSPEDQRAIVATMIAAEIDSTDGIVEVPGAAAFVRRLLDAGAPIALVTSAPRDLAVKRMVAAGVPVPDALVPSEDAERSKPHPEGYLRGAALLGLPAERCLAFEDAPAGVEAALASGATTVVVGTLSAPVTEGLPRIAGYDGLTVEREGAAFRVRG; the protein is encoded by the coding sequence GTGATCGACGTCGTGGTGTCCGGGGTCCTGTTCGACATGGACGGGACGCTCGTCGACTCGACCACGGTGGTCGAGGCCGCGTGGGGTCGCTTCGGCGCCGAGCACGGCATCGACCCGGCCGAGATCCTCGCCTTCTCGCACGGTCGGCAGACGATCGACACCGTGCAGCGCTTCCTGCCGCACCTGTCGCCGGAGGACCAGCGCGCGATCGTCGCGACGATGATCGCCGCCGAGATCGACTCCACCGACGGCATCGTCGAGGTCCCCGGCGCCGCCGCCTTCGTCCGGCGCCTGCTCGACGCGGGGGCCCCGATCGCGCTCGTGACGAGTGCCCCGCGGGACCTCGCCGTGAAGCGCATGGTCGCGGCCGGGGTCCCCGTGCCCGACGCCCTCGTGCCGTCGGAGGACGCTGAGCGGAGCAAGCCGCACCCCGAGGGGTACCTGCGCGGTGCCGCCCTGCTCGGGCTCCCCGCCGAGCGGTGCCTGGCGTTCGAGGACGCCCCCGCCGGGGTCGAGGCAGCGCTCGCGTCGGGCGCCACCACGGTCGTCGTCGGGACCCTCTCGGCGCCGGTGACCGAGGGGCTGCCGCGCATCGCGGGGTACGACGGGCTCACGGTCGAGCGCGAAGGGGCCGCTTTCCGCGTCCGCGGCTGA
- a CDS encoding DNA-3-methyladenine glycosylase 2 family protein, producing the protein MTSTADNTLHAERYRVVASRDARFDGQFVTAVHSTGIYCRPSCPARTPRASGVTFFRTSAAAHLAGYRACKRCLPEATPGSPEWDLREDVAGRAMRLVLDGVVEREGVPGLAARVGYSQRQLGRIMTTELGAGPKALSRAHRAQTARALLTSSDLSVADVAFAAGFASVRQFNDTIREVFAVTPSQLRARRVLRPVEDGWLHVHLPARAPFDAQGLLDWHALHALAGLEQVERDDTGRVTSYGRLVDLPGGPARFTASASATRTAGPAAGRTGIDLRVRLTTLSDLPTLVARVRSLFDLDADPEAVDAVLAAVPELAPAVARVPGIRLPGHADADEVLFRTLIGQQVSVAAARTAQTRLVAALGAPVPDDLVPGGRLFPTAAVIAEHGREVLRGPAARVDTIIRVAEALAVGTLVVDAGQSLDELRGGLLAVKGIGPWTADYVALRVRHHPDVFLHSDLAVRNGAQELGLPGAARELSVRSEQVAPWRSYLTMHCWRPIVDRAAAVAETSARAAAAAAQRS; encoded by the coding sequence ATGACCAGCACCGCGGACAACACCCTGCACGCCGAGCGCTACCGCGTCGTCGCCTCCCGCGACGCGCGGTTCGACGGTCAGTTCGTCACCGCCGTGCACTCGACGGGCATCTACTGCCGACCGTCCTGCCCCGCCCGCACCCCGCGCGCGTCGGGGGTCACCTTCTTCCGCACCAGCGCTGCGGCGCACCTCGCCGGGTACCGCGCGTGCAAGCGGTGCCTGCCGGAGGCGACGCCGGGCAGCCCCGAGTGGGACCTGCGCGAAGACGTCGCCGGCCGGGCCATGCGGCTGGTGCTCGACGGGGTGGTGGAGCGCGAGGGCGTCCCCGGCCTCGCCGCTCGCGTCGGCTACTCGCAACGGCAGCTCGGTCGCATCATGACGACCGAGCTCGGTGCCGGACCGAAGGCGCTCAGCCGGGCGCACCGCGCGCAGACCGCCCGCGCGTTGCTCACCTCGTCCGACCTCTCCGTTGCGGACGTCGCCTTCGCGGCGGGCTTCGCGAGCGTCCGACAGTTCAACGACACCATCCGCGAGGTCTTCGCCGTCACCCCCTCGCAGCTCCGCGCTCGCCGCGTGCTCCGCCCGGTCGAGGACGGCTGGCTGCACGTGCACCTGCCGGCCCGTGCACCGTTCGACGCACAGGGCCTGCTCGACTGGCACGCGCTCCACGCGCTCGCCGGGCTCGAGCAGGTGGAGCGGGACGACACGGGGCGGGTCACCTCGTACGGGCGGCTGGTCGACCTGCCAGGAGGCCCGGCTCGCTTCACGGCGTCGGCCTCGGCCACGCGGACGGCCGGCCCCGCAGCGGGTCGGACCGGCATCGACCTGCGGGTGCGACTCACCACCCTGTCCGACCTGCCGACGCTCGTCGCGCGGGTGCGCTCGCTGTTCGACCTCGACGCCGATCCGGAGGCGGTGGACGCGGTCCTCGCGGCCGTCCCGGAGCTCGCACCGGCGGTGGCCCGTGTCCCGGGGATCCGGCTGCCGGGGCACGCCGACGCGGACGAGGTCCTGTTCCGCACCCTCATCGGCCAGCAGGTGTCGGTCGCCGCCGCACGCACGGCGCAGACCCGACTCGTGGCCGCGCTCGGCGCACCGGTGCCCGACGACCTGGTGCCGGGCGGTCGACTGTTCCCGACGGCTGCGGTGATCGCGGAGCACGGTCGCGAGGTCCTCCGGGGCCCGGCGGCGCGCGTGGACACCATCATCCGAGTGGCCGAGGCGCTCGCGGTCGGCACGCTCGTCGTCGACGCCGGGCAGTCCCTCGACGAGCTCCGGGGCGGGCTCCTCGCGGTGAAGGGCATCGGCCCCTGGACCGCCGACTACGTGGCACTGCGGGTCCGGCACCACCCCGACGTATTCCTCCACAGCGACCTCGCCGTGCGGAACGGTGCACAGGAACTCGGACTGCCCGGTGCGGCGCGCGAGCTCTCCGTACGGTCGGAGCAGGTGGCGCCGTGGCGGAGCTACCTGACGATGCACTGCTGGCGGCCGATCGTCGACCGGGCGGCCGCCGTCGCCGAGACGAGCGCGCGGGCCGCGGCGGCAGCCGCCCAACGAAGCTGA
- a CDS encoding TetR/AcrR family transcriptional regulator codes for MRADARRNLDALVDTARAVFAEQGVDAPARVVAERAGVGVGTLYRHFPQRSDLVVAVFRQAVEDCADAAAELSAEHEPDEALARWLLRFTGFVATKRGLAAALQSGDPAFEGLHPWFIDRLGGALTGLLDAASAAGTIRSDLDATQLLRAVADLCHGAPTVEQSQNLVGLLVDGLRWRATA; via the coding sequence GTGCGCGCCGACGCCCGTCGCAACCTCGACGCCCTCGTGGACACCGCCCGTGCGGTCTTCGCCGAGCAGGGCGTCGACGCCCCCGCCCGGGTGGTCGCCGAACGCGCCGGGGTCGGTGTGGGCACGCTCTACCGGCACTTCCCCCAGCGGTCCGACCTGGTCGTCGCGGTGTTCCGGCAGGCCGTCGAGGACTGCGCGGACGCTGCTGCTGAACTCAGCGCCGAGCACGAGCCGGACGAGGCGCTCGCCCGGTGGCTGCTGCGCTTCACCGGGTTCGTCGCCACGAAGCGCGGACTCGCGGCCGCCCTGCAGTCCGGGGACCCGGCGTTCGAGGGCCTGCACCCGTGGTTCATCGACCGGCTCGGCGGCGCGTTGACCGGGCTGCTCGACGCCGCCTCGGCCGCTGGAACCATCCGGAGCGACCTTGACGCGACCCAGCTGCTCCGCGCGGTCGCCGACCTGTGCCACGGCGCCCCCACCGTCGAGCAGAGCCAGAACCTGGTCGGCCTGCTCGTCGACGGGCTCCGCTGGCGCGCGACCGCCTGA
- a CDS encoding LysE/ArgO family amino acid transporter, with the protein MDALLPLLAGLGTGLALIVAIGVQNTYLLRLAVTASVRVVVAAVVVCAASDAVLILAGVLGVGVVVERFPLAVVVIRFVGAAFLLTYGVLAAKRALRPSADAMRVEQAADDDGVPAPAAAPAGQTRTSIPAPSAPAPSTTAPSTSAPSATAPSTTAGPAGRTEVVPPGRGGVTTRPAAPTMRAAVLTMLVFTWANPHVYLDTLVFLGSVANQQGVDDRWWWTAGAVAASCLWFGALGFGGRLLRPLFARPLTWRVFDGLVAVVMLSFGVALAVGA; encoded by the coding sequence GTGGACGCGCTCCTCCCCCTGCTCGCCGGCCTCGGCACCGGACTCGCGCTGATCGTTGCGATCGGCGTCCAGAACACGTACCTGCTCCGGTTGGCGGTGACCGCGTCGGTCCGGGTGGTCGTTGCAGCCGTCGTCGTGTGCGCGGCGTCGGACGCGGTGCTCATCCTGGCGGGCGTGCTCGGCGTCGGGGTGGTCGTCGAGCGCTTCCCGCTCGCGGTCGTCGTGATCCGGTTCGTGGGGGCGGCGTTCCTGCTGACCTACGGGGTCCTCGCGGCGAAGCGGGCGCTGCGGCCGTCCGCGGACGCGATGCGCGTCGAGCAGGCAGCGGACGACGACGGGGTGCCGGCACCGGCAGCGGCACCCGCCGGGCAGACCCGGACCAGCATCCCGGCGCCCAGCGCGCCGGCGCCCAGCACGACTGCGCCCAGCACGTCCGCGCCCAGCGCGACTGCGCCCAGCACGACGGCCGGGCCGGCGGGGCGGACGGAGGTCGTGCCTCCCGGCCGAGGTGGGGTGACCACGCGCCCGGCCGCACCGACGATGCGGGCCGCGGTCCTGACCATGCTCGTGTTCACGTGGGCGAACCCGCACGTGTACCTCGACACGCTCGTGTTCCTCGGGTCGGTGGCGAACCAGCAGGGCGTCGACGACCGCTGGTGGTGGACCGCCGGGGCCGTGGCGGCGAGCTGCCTGTGGTTCGGTGCGCTCGGGTTCGGCGGGCGGCTGCTGCGGCCGCTGTTCGCCCGGCCGCTCACCTGGCGCGTGTTCGACGGGCTGGTCGCCGTGGTGATGCTGTCGTTCGGCGTCGCGCTGGCCGTCGGCGCGTAG
- a CDS encoding MOSC domain-containing protein, translated as MAEDLRVETPVEVVLLLASPRHRYEGRPADGALPADGPELRDRIELRAGLGIVGDRYFAARAHVHATVTVIGVEGLEEVARSLGAAVDPAATRRNVVLRGADVEALRGEPFSLQVPGEEPVLFRGYRPANPCAWMDHEVAPGAFRAMRGRGGVRCDPESDGVLTLGPAVLRTTRPVPLP; from the coding sequence GTGGCCGAGGACCTGCGCGTCGAGACACCCGTGGAGGTCGTCCTGCTCCTCGCGTCACCCCGGCACCGCTACGAGGGGCGCCCGGCGGACGGGGCGCTGCCGGCCGACGGTCCCGAGCTCCGCGATCGGATCGAGCTCCGGGCGGGACTCGGCATCGTCGGCGACCGGTACTTCGCCGCCCGGGCCCACGTGCACGCCACCGTGACGGTCATCGGCGTCGAGGGGCTCGAGGAGGTCGCCCGCTCCCTCGGCGCGGCGGTGGACCCGGCGGCGACCCGGCGGAACGTGGTGCTCCGCGGCGCGGACGTGGAGGCGCTGCGCGGGGAGCCATTCTCGCTCCAGGTCCCCGGCGAGGAGCCCGTGCTGTTCCGCGGGTACCGCCCGGCGAACCCGTGCGCCTGGATGGACCACGAGGTCGCACCGGGGGCGTTCCGTGCGATGCGGGGACGGGGCGGGGTCCGGTGCGACCCGGAGTCCGACGGGGTGCTGACCCTCGGACCCGCGGTGCTCCGGACGACCCGCCCCGTGCCGCTGCCCTGA
- a CDS encoding LysR family transcriptional regulator ArgP, which produces MLRLQRDHLETLLAAVDHGTLDAAARALSITPSAVSQRIKAMEQQLGRVLLQRTTPVAPTADGEVVLRHARQARLLDDETARALGVGPGGDAALPAVPSVALAVNADSLGTWFLDALALVRAGTEVVFDLHREDQDRTAELLRAGTVMAAVTAEADPVQGCSSVLLGVDRYRAVASPAFVARYLDGADTERRMTDRLDRVPLVDYDRDDDLQQGYLRRVLGHAPGGPRHFVPTSADFARAVTLGFGWGMLPEAQCLHGLREGSFVELTPGRRADVALWWQRWNLTSPLLERVTDAVRTTAREWLHQPA; this is translated from the coding sequence ATGCTCCGGCTGCAGCGCGACCACCTCGAGACCCTGCTCGCCGCGGTCGACCACGGCACCCTCGACGCCGCGGCCCGGGCGCTGTCGATCACGCCGTCCGCGGTGTCGCAGCGGATCAAGGCCATGGAGCAGCAGCTCGGCCGGGTCCTGCTGCAGCGGACGACCCCGGTGGCGCCGACCGCCGACGGCGAGGTGGTCCTCCGGCACGCGCGTCAGGCGCGGCTGCTCGACGACGAGACCGCACGGGCGCTCGGGGTGGGTCCCGGCGGGGACGCAGCGCTGCCGGCGGTGCCCTCCGTCGCCCTCGCCGTGAACGCCGACTCGCTCGGTACGTGGTTCCTCGACGCGCTCGCCCTCGTCCGGGCGGGAACCGAGGTGGTGTTCGACCTGCACCGCGAGGACCAGGACCGCACGGCCGAACTCCTGCGCGCCGGCACCGTGATGGCCGCGGTCACCGCCGAGGCCGACCCGGTCCAGGGCTGCTCGTCCGTGCTGCTCGGCGTCGACCGGTACCGCGCCGTGGCGTCCCCGGCCTTCGTCGCCCGGTACCTGGACGGCGCGGACACCGAGCGACGGATGACCGACCGGCTCGACCGGGTCCCGCTCGTCGACTACGACCGCGACGACGACCTGCAGCAGGGGTACCTCCGCCGGGTCCTCGGGCACGCCCCCGGCGGTCCGCGCCACTTCGTCCCGACCTCGGCCGACTTCGCCCGCGCGGTGACGCTCGGGTTCGGCTGGGGGATGCTCCCCGAGGCGCAGTGCCTGCATGGCCTGCGGGAGGGCTCGTTCGTCGAGCTCACCCCGGGCCGACGGGCCGACGTGGCGCTCTGGTGGCAGCGGTGGAACCTGACGTCCCCGTTGCTCGAGCGCGTGACGGACGCCGTGCGGACGACCGCGCGGGAGTGGCTGCACCAGCCCGCCTGA